In one Zalophus californianus isolate mZalCal1 chromosome 10, mZalCal1.pri.v2, whole genome shotgun sequence genomic region, the following are encoded:
- the LOC113931995 gene encoding cell division control protein 42 homolog, with protein MQTIKCVVVGDGAVGKTCLLISYTTNKFPSEYVPTGFDNYAVKVMIGGEPYTLGLFDNAGQEDYDRLRPLSYPQTDVFLVCFSVASPSSFENVKEKWVPEITHHCPKTPFLLVGTQIDLRDDPSTIEKLAKNKQKPITPETAEKLARDLKAVKYVECSALTQKSLKNVFDEAILAALEPPEPKKSRRCVLLRTSLQSPFHTAGVSIVLKAMLNQTKD; from the coding sequence ATGCAGACAATTAAGTGTGTTGTTGTGGGCGATGGTGCCGTTGGTAAAACATGTCTTCTGATATCCTACACAACAAACAAATTTCCATCTGAGTATGTACCAACTGGTTTTGACAACTATGCAGTCAAAGTTATGATTGGTGGAGAGCCATATACTCTTGGACTTTTTGATAATGCAGGGCAAGAGGATTATGACAGATTACGACCGCTGAGTTATCCACAAACAGATGTATTTCTAGTCTGTTTTTCAGTGGCCTCTCCATCCTCATttgaaaatgtgaaggaaaagtgGGTGCCTGAAATAACTCACCATTGTCCAAAGACTCCTTTCTTGCTTGTTGGGACCCAAATTGATCTCCGAGATGACCCCTCTACGATTGAGAAACTTGCCAAGAACAAACAGAAGCCTATCACTCCAGAGACTGCTGAAAAGCTGGCCCGTGACCTGAAGGCGGTCAAGTATGTGGAGTGTTCTGCACTCACACAGAAAAGCCTAAAGAATGTATTTGACGAAGCAATACTGGCTGCCCTGGAGCCTCCCGAACCGAAGAAGAGCCGCAGGTGTGTGCTGCTACGAACATCTCTCCAGAGCCCTTTCCACACAGCTGGTGTCAGCATCGTACTAAAAGCAATGTTAAATCAAACtaaagattaa